Proteins from a genomic interval of Streptomyces sp. NBC_00820:
- a CDS encoding YunG family protein, protein MTPLLLTDIEQAVRGSWSARTCTPEYRSRWSEENPARDQCGVTAMVLHDLLGGELLRGEVLVGGERVDYHWWNRLGMGIEIDLTREQFGPEEIVTEGVVIPRPPVTEWRRLREEYELLRDRVMEKLGRPQTPTPTASTSRQLS, encoded by the coding sequence ATGACACCTTTGCTTCTCACCGACATCGAACAAGCCGTGCGCGGGAGTTGGAGCGCGCGGACGTGCACGCCCGAGTACCGGTCGCGCTGGAGCGAGGAGAATCCGGCCCGCGACCAGTGCGGGGTGACCGCCATGGTGCTCCATGACCTGCTGGGAGGCGAACTGCTCAGGGGAGAGGTCCTCGTCGGCGGAGAGCGCGTGGACTACCACTGGTGGAACCGCCTGGGCATGGGCATCGAGATCGACCTCACCCGCGAGCAGTTCGGGCCGGAGGAGATCGTGACCGAGGGCGTCGTCATACCCCGCCCGCCCGTGACCGAGTGGCGCAGACTCCGCGAGGAGTACGAGCTGCTGCGCGACCGCGTCATGGAGAAGCTGGGCCGGCCGCAGACGCCGACGCCCACCGCGAGCACGTCCCGTCAGCTGTCCTGA